Proteins from a single region of Chryseobacterium sp. T16E-39:
- a CDS encoding ribonuclease Z — translation MSTYLTILGFNSAIPTINTSPTAQLLEMEERHFLIDCGEGTQVQLRKAKARFSKINHIFISHLHGDHCFGLPGLIASFRLLGRETPLHVYGPKGIKKMLETIFTITETHRGFEVVYHELDKDYSEKIYEDHRVEVYTIPLDHRIYCNGYLFKEKPKDRHINMKEISKYNEIEVCDYHNIKAGKDFVLSDGYVLKNEVLTVDPMPSVSYAFCSDTRYLETVIPIIKNVTVLYHESTFLHDLKEMADYTGHATALEAATIAQKAEVGKLILGHFSNRYGDLTVFTDEARTIFPNTFLPKALESVKI, via the coding sequence TTGAGTACTTATTTAACGATATTAGGCTTTAATTCAGCAATTCCGACCATTAACACTTCTCCTACGGCGCAGTTGTTAGAAATGGAAGAAAGACATTTTCTCATCGACTGTGGGGAAGGTACACAGGTACAGTTGAGAAAGGCAAAGGCAAGGTTTTCGAAAATTAATCATATTTTTATTTCACACCTTCATGGTGATCATTGTTTTGGACTGCCGGGTCTTATTGCATCTTTTAGATTGTTGGGAAGGGAAACTCCCCTTCACGTGTACGGACCAAAGGGAATCAAAAAAATGCTTGAAACTATCTTTACCATTACAGAAACTCATCGTGGCTTTGAAGTTGTTTATCATGAGTTGGATAAAGATTATTCTGAAAAGATTTATGAGGATCATAGAGTAGAAGTATATACGATACCTTTGGATCACAGAATTTACTGCAATGGTTATCTTTTTAAAGAAAAGCCAAAAGACAGGCATATTAACATGAAAGAGATTTCGAAATACAACGAAATTGAAGTTTGTGATTATCATAATATAAAAGCAGGAAAGGATTTTGTTCTCAGCGATGGATATGTTTTGAAAAATGAAGTATTAACTGTTGATCCTATGCCGTCCGTTTCTTATGCTTTCTGCAGCGATACAAGATATCTTGAAACAGTGATTCCGATTATTAAGAATGTAACTGTTTTATATCATGAATCTACCTTTTTACATGATTTAAAGGAAATGGCAGATTATACAGGACATGCTACAGCTTTAGAAGCTGCCACTATAGCACAGAAAGCTGAAGTAGGCAAATTAATTTTAGGACATTTTTCAAACAGATATGGGGATTTGACTGTATTTACAGATGAAGCCAGAACTATTTTCCCCAACACATTTCTGCCAAAAGCACTGGAAAGTGTGAAAATTTGA
- a CDS encoding acyl-CoA dehydrogenase, with the protein MDFNLSEEQLMIQQAARDFAQNELLPEVIERDRDQKFPTEQVKKMGEMGLLGMMVDPQYGGAGMDSVSYVLAMEEIAKVDASAAVVMSVNNSLVCAGLEKFASEEQKHKYLTPLASGQVIGAFALSEPEAGSDATSQKTTAEDKGDYYLLNGIKNWITNGGTASYYIVIAQTDPEKKHKGINAFIVERGWEGFEIGPKEDKLGIRGSDTHSLIFNNVKVPKENRIGEDGFGFNFAMAVLNGGRIGIASQALGIASGAYELALKYAKTRKAFKTEIINHQAIAFKLADMATQITAARMLCFKAATEKDAGKDISESGAMAKLYASQVAMDTSIEAVQIHGGYGYVKEYHVERFMRDAKITQIYEGTSEIQKIVISRSISK; encoded by the coding sequence ATGGACTTTAATTTATCCGAAGAACAGCTGATGATTCAGCAGGCAGCAAGAGATTTTGCACAAAACGAACTATTACCAGAAGTTATTGAAAGAGATCGCGATCAGAAATTCCCAACAGAACAAGTAAAGAAGATGGGGGAAATGGGGCTTTTAGGAATGATGGTAGATCCTCAGTATGGTGGAGCAGGTATGGATAGTGTTTCTTATGTTTTGGCAATGGAGGAGATTGCAAAGGTAGATGCTTCTGCAGCGGTTGTAATGTCTGTAAACAATTCATTAGTTTGTGCTGGTCTTGAAAAATTTGCTTCAGAGGAGCAAAAACACAAATATCTTACACCTTTAGCAAGTGGCCAGGTAATTGGAGCATTTGCATTATCTGAACCTGAAGCAGGATCAGATGCTACATCGCAAAAAACCACTGCTGAAGATAAAGGAGATTACTACCTTTTAAACGGAATCAAGAACTGGATTACCAACGGAGGTACAGCTTCTTATTATATTGTAATTGCACAGACTGATCCAGAGAAAAAACACAAAGGAATCAATGCATTTATTGTAGAGAGAGGTTGGGAAGGTTTTGAAATCGGACCAAAAGAAGACAAATTAGGAATCAGAGGAAGTGATACCCACTCTTTGATCTTTAATAATGTGAAAGTACCGAAAGAAAACAGAATCGGAGAAGATGGTTTTGGATTCAATTTTGCAATGGCAGTATTAAATGGGGGAAGAATTGGAATTGCTTCCCAGGCTTTAGGTATTGCTTCAGGAGCTTATGAATTGGCACTTAAATACGCTAAAACAAGAAAAGCTTTTAAAACTGAAATTATCAACCACCAGGCTATAGCTTTCAAATTGGCAGATATGGCGACTCAGATTACGGCAGCAAGAATGCTTTGCTTTAAGGCAGCAACTGAAAAAGATGCTGGAAAAGATATTTCTGAAAGTGGAGCGATGGCTAAATTGTATGCATCTCAGGTGGCAATGGATACTTCTATTGAAGCTGTTCAGATTCATGGTGGATATGGATATGTAAAAGAATACCATGTAGAAAGATTTATGCGTGATGCTAAAATCACTCAGATCTATGAAGGAACTTCTGAAATCCAGAAAATTGTGATTTCCAGAAGTATTTCAAAATAA
- a CDS encoding DUF4349 domain-containing protein: MKKLILLITLSSTFIMCTKKSEATNSPLKDAVRSADSTLTAASENINEINNTAEAVFDSANVKIKEFDATKNDIKEKIEATSKSVDSLSQKIAATKLESKKEKKDSTEKKSEKIVINVPSPKVIKETKVIYRNKTNKENNDISLSKNKMVKTGTLELNVENVENVETAKEIVQQEVRKYDGFIRSESISSNNDHKKIAYLKAKVPIQKFEYLMDDLSSIGTVENKGIELSGQNYLENTMCDLEITLYGAAEGYAKNDEPKTFADRSFAAISSGWDVITGIFLFILPFWPLFLIGAVGYYFYKKKNKNATGDQIN, from the coding sequence ATGAAAAAGCTAATCTTACTTATAACCCTATCCAGTACATTCATTATGTGCACTAAAAAAAGCGAAGCAACCAATTCTCCGCTTAAAGACGCTGTACGATCAGCAGACAGCACCCTGACAGCCGCCTCTGAAAATATTAATGAAATTAATAATACGGCGGAAGCTGTTTTTGATTCTGCAAATGTAAAGATCAAAGAATTTGATGCGACTAAAAATGATATCAAAGAAAAAATTGAAGCCACTTCAAAAAGTGTAGATTCTTTATCACAAAAAATTGCTGCTACCAAATTAGAATCAAAAAAAGAAAAGAAAGATTCAACAGAAAAAAAATCTGAAAAAATAGTGATCAATGTTCCTTCGCCCAAGGTGATCAAGGAAACCAAGGTGATTTACAGAAACAAAACCAATAAGGAAAATAATGACATCAGTCTTTCCAAAAACAAAATGGTAAAGACAGGGACCTTAGAGCTAAATGTTGAAAATGTTGAAAATGTGGAAACTGCCAAAGAAATAGTCCAACAGGAGGTTAGAAAATATGATGGTTTTATCAGAAGTGAGAGTATTTCATCAAATAATGATCATAAAAAAATAGCTTACTTAAAAGCAAAAGTTCCTATTCAAAAATTTGAATATCTGATGGATGACCTAAGCAGTATTGGCACTGTTGAAAATAAAGGAATTGAATTGTCCGGACAGAATTATCTGGAAAACACCATGTGTGACCTGGAAATCACTCTGTATGGAGCAGCGGAAGGATATGCTAAGAATGATGAACCTAAAACTTTTGCAGACCGGTCTTTTGCCGCAATCTCTTCTGGCTGGGATGTTATAACAGGTATATTTTTATTCATCCTTCCCTTCTGGCCTTTATTCCTGATTGGAGCAGTCGGGTACTATTTCTATAAAAAGAAAAACAAAAATGCTACTGGCGACCAGATTAATTAA
- a CDS encoding cupin domain-containing protein → MNNLPNFKYELEKKEPRLGPGGITRGVSVKEFEASQNLAGVSMHLDPGAIRELHWHANAAEWGYVLEGQMRTTVIDPEGTVSTDIFNPGDVWYFPRGFGHVLQCISTESCHFILIFDNGDFSEDHTFSITDFVSSVPVEIAAQNLGITPEEVKQLHQGEAYFAQCELPDIYSGLASARSEISLVSKHRYPLGAQQPIVVPGGGIQRVVTQKEFNIAKTITGSIFEIEPGGLREMHWHPNADEWQYYIQGKAEMGVFLAEGQFVKDDFEKGDVGYVPMGAGHYIKNTGTEKLIVLLGFNNGLYEAIDLSSWIGGNPRDILKGNFGVGDDIIDKFPKSGQLIIK, encoded by the coding sequence GTGAATAATCTTCCCAATTTTAAATATGAGCTGGAAAAAAAAGAACCACGACTGGGTCCTGGTGGTATTACAAGAGGTGTTTCAGTAAAAGAATTTGAAGCATCACAGAATCTGGCTGGGGTAAGCATGCATTTAGATCCCGGAGCCATCCGTGAACTTCATTGGCATGCAAATGCTGCAGAATGGGGATATGTTCTGGAAGGCCAGATGAGAACTACTGTAATTGATCCGGAAGGTACTGTTTCAACAGATATTTTCAATCCGGGAGACGTTTGGTATTTCCCAAGAGGTTTTGGTCATGTATTACAGTGTATCAGCACTGAAAGCTGTCATTTCATACTCATATTTGATAATGGGGATTTTTCTGAGGATCACACCTTTAGTATTACCGACTTTGTATCGAGTGTTCCCGTAGAAATTGCTGCACAAAACTTGGGAATTACCCCCGAAGAAGTAAAGCAACTGCATCAGGGAGAGGCTTATTTCGCACAATGTGAGCTTCCTGATATCTATTCGGGTCTCGCTTCTGCAAGAAGTGAAATAAGTCTTGTTTCAAAGCACCGCTATCCTCTTGGCGCACAGCAACCTATTGTTGTTCCTGGTGGAGGCATCCAGAGAGTGGTGACTCAGAAGGAGTTTAACATTGCTAAAACCATTACCGGAAGCATATTTGAAATTGAACCAGGTGGATTAAGAGAAATGCATTGGCATCCTAATGCAGATGAATGGCAGTACTACATTCAGGGAAAAGCGGAGATGGGTGTCTTTCTGGCAGAAGGGCAGTTTGTGAAAGATGATTTTGAGAAAGGTGATGTAGGGTATGTTCCAATGGGGGCCGGACATTACATCAAAAATACAGGTACTGAGAAACTTATTGTGCTGCTTGGTTTTAATAATGGTCTCTATGAAGCCATTGATCTAAGCAGTTGGATTGGTGGAAATCCGAGAGATATCTTAAAAGGTAATTTTGGGGTGGGTGATGATATCATCGATAAGTTTCCAAAATCGGGCCAGCTGATCATTAAATAA
- a CDS encoding choice-of-anchor L domain-containing protein, giving the protein MLNYRPKNYFFLLVLLLVSVSVFSQRKPLKSIVTSANNKAGVFIDVNAAGYAPSSYSPDQLVKDILINGGSTCSVPNVTNVSVTPNHPATNNDRFWGYFNKGTTNFPFTDGIVLTTGHAVQAGNVASSVSVDVVGAGINDPDLVAAVPITNPSDQYKDNVMLEFDFVPNSNQVKFNYLFASEEYTGSYPCQYSDAFALLIKPVSGGPYVNVAVLPGTAGPVSMTNIHPVITGPGGCAAINENYFAGYNSVANVVTNYEGRTVPLTAIADVTPGVAYHFKMVLSDYRDTGYDSAVFIEGGSFDIGIKITDGAGTILPDTIHMCDNTPQILKAQVSAIPGMTFQWFKNGVAIPGATNIQYVATQPGVYEVKVSVPGNQCPGSATITIIGGTTPTAHDATLKICTTPNALNFDLNTAIPLISTTSGAVFHFYVNQADAVAQNNSFITNLSSFDGTDGQILYVVVSNGAFCSKMVKLTLVKEATPVTQLISSKMKICSGESVLLTASGGVTYLWSDVSTSGPTRTVSPTQTTTYTVYAIGAKGCKSLLPASVTVEVVPAITSNLSGGMICTGDQITLDAGAGPNYSYTWNTGSTTQTITAATPGTYTVTIDNGVCSKVFTTQVIQAIIPVVIKADYNADGTMIITASNPSNGILEYSIDNGLTWQPSNVFHNVPNNKLITIRVRVKNTSCVGFLEYFTFIMKNVITPNGDNVNDIIDFRGINEYKDFTASIFDRYGREVYKAEKVRPYWDGYFQGKRLPSSSYWYQVTFEDPASKEKAVKTGWILLKNFE; this is encoded by the coding sequence ATGTTAAATTATAGACCGAAAAACTACTTTTTCTTATTGGTATTGTTATTAGTTTCTGTTTCTGTATTTTCTCAGAGAAAACCTCTCAAAAGTATAGTGACGTCAGCAAACAACAAAGCCGGGGTTTTTATAGATGTAAATGCTGCCGGTTATGCACCGTCCAGTTATTCTCCGGATCAACTTGTGAAAGATATTCTTATTAATGGTGGATCAACATGTTCAGTACCTAATGTAACAAATGTGTCAGTGACTCCTAATCATCCGGCAACTAATAATGATCGGTTTTGGGGGTATTTCAACAAAGGGACGACAAATTTTCCTTTTACAGATGGTATTGTTTTAACTACAGGTCATGCCGTGCAGGCGGGAAATGTAGCATCCTCTGTAAGTGTAGATGTTGTTGGTGCCGGGATTAATGATCCTGATTTGGTAGCAGCAGTTCCTATCACCAACCCTAGTGATCAATATAAAGATAATGTAATGTTGGAGTTTGATTTTGTACCCAACTCTAATCAGGTGAAGTTTAATTATCTTTTTGCTTCCGAAGAATATACAGGAAGTTATCCATGTCAATATTCTGATGCATTTGCTTTATTGATTAAACCTGTTAGTGGAGGTCCTTATGTGAATGTTGCTGTTTTACCAGGAACGGCAGGACCCGTGAGTATGACGAATATTCACCCTGTTATTACGGGACCTGGAGGATGTGCTGCTATCAACGAAAATTATTTCGCAGGATATAATTCTGTAGCTAATGTTGTAACAAATTATGAAGGGAGAACAGTTCCTTTAACTGCAATTGCAGATGTTACACCAGGAGTTGCTTATCATTTTAAAATGGTTTTATCTGACTACAGAGATACGGGTTATGATTCTGCTGTATTTATTGAAGGAGGATCTTTTGATATTGGAATTAAAATTACTGACGGAGCCGGAACTATATTGCCTGACACAATTCATATGTGTGACAATACCCCTCAAATTTTAAAAGCTCAGGTTAGTGCGATACCAGGAATGACTTTCCAATGGTTTAAAAATGGGGTTGCTATTCCAGGTGCTACCAATATTCAATATGTAGCAACCCAACCAGGGGTATATGAGGTGAAAGTTTCTGTACCTGGAAATCAATGTCCTGGATCAGCGACTATTACTATCATAGGAGGGACTACGCCTACAGCACACGATGCTACATTGAAGATTTGTACTACTCCAAACGCTCTCAATTTTGATTTAAATACAGCAATACCATTAATAAGTACAACTTCGGGCGCTGTATTCCATTTTTACGTGAATCAGGCTGATGCTGTTGCACAAAATAATAGCTTTATCACTAATTTGTCAAGTTTTGATGGTACGGATGGCCAAATCTTGTATGTGGTCGTTTCTAATGGAGCATTTTGTAGCAAAATGGTAAAGCTGACTTTAGTAAAAGAAGCCACACCGGTTACTCAGCTCATTTCATCAAAAATGAAAATATGTTCAGGTGAATCTGTTTTATTAACAGCTTCGGGTGGTGTTACTTATCTGTGGAGCGATGTTTCTACAAGTGGACCGACAAGAACCGTAAGCCCTACTCAGACTACTACTTATACCGTATATGCTATTGGAGCAAAAGGATGTAAATCATTATTACCTGCTTCTGTAACAGTAGAAGTAGTACCAGCAATCACGTCTAATCTTAGTGGTGGAATGATATGTACTGGGGACCAGATTACCTTAGATGCCGGAGCAGGACCGAATTATAGCTATACATGGAATACTGGTTCAACCACTCAAACGATTACAGCAGCCACTCCAGGTACCTATACTGTAACTATTGATAATGGTGTTTGTTCCAAAGTGTTTACTACTCAGGTAATCCAGGCTATCATTCCAGTAGTTATCAAAGCTGATTATAATGCTGATGGAACAATGATTATTACAGCAAGTAATCCAAGTAATGGAATTCTGGAATATTCAATTGATAATGGGTTAACATGGCAACCATCAAACGTGTTCCATAATGTTCCAAATAATAAATTAATAACAATCAGAGTTCGGGTGAAAAATACTAGTTGTGTTGGCTTCCTGGAGTATTTTACATTCATAATGAAAAATGTAATTACACCAAATGGAGATAATGTGAATGATATTATTGATTTTAGAGGAATCAACGAGTATAAAGATTTCACAGCGAGCATATTTGACCGCTATGGACGTGAGGTGTATAAAGCTGAAAAGGTGAGACCTTACTGGGATGGATATTTCCAGGGTAAACGATTACCTTCTTCATCTTACTGGTATCAGGTGACTTTTGAAGATCCTGCGAGTAAAGAAAAAGCCGTAAAAACAGGCTGGATTTTATTGAAAAATTTCGAATAA
- the rdgB gene encoding RdgB/HAM1 family non-canonical purine NTP pyrophosphatase, which yields MKKDMELLVATHNQHKKEEIQQILGTDYVVKSLTDYDIHEEIVEDGDSFNANALIKAKYCFEKTGIPSLGDDSGLVVDALDGRPGIFSARYAGDHDFGKNIEKVLSEMEGVENRKAYFITVLCYYDENGAQYFEGRANGNLLTENKGHKGFGYDPIFVPEGYEKTFAEMNPEDKNKISHRKQALDLFLDHLKIAYEQQ from the coding sequence ATGAAAAAGGATATGGAATTATTAGTGGCTACACACAATCAGCATAAAAAAGAAGAAATTCAACAAATACTGGGAACAGATTATGTTGTTAAAAGTCTCACGGATTATGATATCCATGAGGAAATTGTAGAAGATGGGGACTCCTTTAACGCAAACGCGCTTATCAAAGCAAAATATTGTTTCGAGAAAACTGGAATTCCAAGTTTGGGAGATGACAGCGGACTTGTTGTGGATGCTTTGGACGGAAGGCCGGGTATTTTTTCTGCACGGTATGCAGGGGATCATGATTTTGGTAAAAACATTGAAAAAGTGTTGTCTGAAATGGAGGGGGTCGAAAACAGGAAAGCTTATTTTATCACTGTTTTATGCTATTATGATGAAAATGGAGCCCAGTATTTTGAGGGAAGAGCAAATGGAAATCTTTTAACCGAAAATAAAGGGCATAAAGGATTTGGATATGATCCGATTTTTGTTCCTGAAGGATATGAAAAGACATTTGCTGAAATGAATCCTGAAGATAAAAACAAGATCAGCCACCGTAAGCAGGCACTGGATCTATTTTTAGATCATTTGAAAATTGCTTATGAGCAGCAATAA
- a CDS encoding CPBP family intramembrane glutamic endopeptidase: MENSKYPNYTFTWIGGVVLLGGLFVGTLFVTFLNFFWMIIFKENLQLKDWFFMFSNAAGFLTAIAFFDFFIVRPTTKQKLNFNFSPTNFYTYLLIFPLMIGMMLIAEFITSQIPITGPFFGKYYEFFSDLMNQLTDDPVVMIITAVIMAPIFEEIIFRGIIQRGLINKGVKPWKAILYASIIFGLVHGNPWQFVGAVLLGCVLGLVYYKTKSLLLPMLLHGFNNLCSSLLITYTKNESFSGAFKVSEWILLAVGIVLFSLFYYLFMKKYKVHYSEI; the protein is encoded by the coding sequence ATGGAAAACAGCAAATATCCAAACTATACTTTCACATGGATCGGAGGTGTTGTTTTGCTAGGTGGGTTATTTGTAGGAACGTTATTCGTTACTTTTTTAAATTTCTTTTGGATGATTATCTTTAAAGAAAACCTGCAATTAAAAGATTGGTTTTTTATGTTTTCAAATGCCGCAGGCTTTTTAACTGCCATTGCTTTTTTTGATTTTTTCATTGTAAGGCCAACCACAAAACAGAAACTGAACTTTAATTTTTCACCAACTAATTTTTATACTTATCTCCTCATATTTCCTTTAATGATCGGAATGATGCTTATTGCTGAATTTATAACTTCCCAAATTCCAATAACGGGTCCTTTTTTTGGTAAGTATTATGAATTTTTCAGCGACCTGATGAATCAGTTGACAGATGACCCCGTTGTAATGATTATTACGGCTGTAATTATGGCTCCTATTTTTGAGGAAATTATTTTTAGAGGAATTATTCAGAGGGGGCTAATCAATAAGGGAGTAAAACCATGGAAAGCGATTTTATATGCTTCCATTATCTTCGGATTGGTACATGGGAATCCATGGCAGTTTGTAGGTGCCGTTCTATTAGGTTGTGTTTTAGGACTTGTGTATTATAAAACCAAATCCCTTTTATTGCCAATGCTTTTGCATGGCTTTAATAACCTTTGTTCCTCGTTATTGATTACTTATACAAAAAATGAAAGTTTTTCAGGAGCATTCAAAGTTTCTGAATGGATATTATTAGCAGTTGGAATTGTACTTTTTTCTTTATTCTATTATCTTTTTATGAAAAAGTATAAAGTACATTACTCAGAAATTTAA
- a CDS encoding TIGR02757 family protein — MNFEELKDFLNEKSDQYNSVDFIENDPVQIPHRFSIKQDIEIAGFLAATISWGNRKAIIKSAEKMLDIMGNSPYDFVMNFSEKDLESIREKNIHRTFNGEDFIYFIKQFNKIYKENDSLENLFEVKDSEINFLHAIERFRSSFLETEKHRSHKHISSPYKNSSSKRIVMFLRWMVRKDKRSVDFGIWENIDQKYLSIPLDVHTGNISRKLNLITRTQNDWKTVEELDRVIRQFDDKDPAKYDFALFGLGVSKEFL; from the coding sequence ATGAATTTTGAAGAGTTAAAAGATTTTTTGAATGAAAAATCTGATCAGTATAATAGTGTTGATTTTATTGAAAATGATCCGGTTCAGATTCCGCATCGTTTTTCTATAAAACAGGACATTGAAATAGCCGGCTTTCTGGCTGCAACGATATCCTGGGGGAACAGAAAGGCTATTATTAAATCGGCTGAAAAAATGCTGGATATTATGGGGAACTCTCCCTATGATTTTGTGATGAATTTTTCAGAAAAAGATTTGGAATCCATTCGGGAGAAAAATATTCATAGAACTTTTAATGGTGAAGATTTTATTTATTTCATTAAACAGTTCAATAAAATTTATAAAGAAAATGACAGTTTGGAAAACTTATTTGAAGTGAAGGATTCTGAAATTAATTTTCTGCATGCCATAGAGCGTTTTAGGAGCTCTTTTTTAGAAACAGAAAAGCATAGAAGCCATAAACATATAAGTTCTCCCTATAAAAACTCTTCCTCAAAAAGAATTGTGATGTTTCTGCGTTGGATGGTAAGGAAAGACAAACGGAGTGTAGATTTCGGGATCTGGGAAAATATTGACCAAAAATATTTATCTATTCCATTGGATGTACATACGGGAAATATTTCAAGAAAACTGAATTTAATAACCAGAACACAGAACGATTGGAAGACCGTAGAAGAGCTGGACAGGGTCATCAGACAATTTGATGATAAAGATCCTGCAAAATATGATTTTGCATTGTTTGGATTAGGAGTAAGTAAAGAATTTTTATAA
- a CDS encoding DUF1003 domain-containing protein, producing the protein MKSHIEKTETLEKIANGITWWIGSIPSLIAHTLFFIISFLLPILHIVEFDKMLLILTTVVSLEAIYLAIFIQMSVNRSHEKIEDIQEDIEDIQEDIEEISEDIEEISEDIEEISEDIEEINEDIEDIQEDIEEINEDEDDEDHNERAKKVILKSSVNSNKNEIKALKDIILQLKNEINELKKD; encoded by the coding sequence ATGAAATCGCATATTGAGAAAACAGAAACTCTGGAAAAGATTGCTAATGGGATTACCTGGTGGATTGGTTCTATTCCTTCTCTTATTGCCCATACATTGTTTTTTATTATTTCATTTCTTCTTCCGATACTGCATATTGTAGAGTTTGATAAGATGCTTCTTATTCTTACAACAGTAGTGTCATTGGAGGCAATTTATCTTGCTATTTTTATCCAGATGTCTGTCAATCGAAGCCACGAAAAAATTGAAGATATTCAGGAAGATATTGAAGATATTCAGGAAGATATCGAAGAGATCAGTGAAGATATTGAGGAGATCAGTGAGGATATCGAGGAGATTAGCGAAGATATTGAGGAGATCAATGAGGACATTGAAGATATTCAGGAAGACATTGAAGAGATCAACGAAGATGAAGATGATGAAGATCACAATGAAAGAGCAAAGAAAGTAATATTAAAAAGCAGTGTAAATTCCAATAAGAACGAAATTAAAGCATTGAAAGATATAATTTTGCAGCTTAAAAATGAAATTAATGAGCTAAAGAAAGATTAA
- a CDS encoding peptide chain release factor 3 — protein sequence MSDLIKEIQKRKTFGIISHPDAGKTTLTEKLLLFGGAIQEAGAVKSNKIKKGATSDFMEIERQRGISVATSVLAFEYKGHKINILDTPGHKDFAEDTYRTLTAVDSVIVVIDVAKGVEEQTEKLVQVCRMRNIPMLVFINKLDREGKDAFDLLDEVEQKLGLSVVPLSLPIGMGSDFQGIYNIWENNIQLFLEEKKQKVGETVKFDNINDPAIDELIGEKAAKSLREELELVQSVYPEFSREDYMKGDLQPVFFGSALNNFGVRELLDAFIEIAPMPQPKESDTRIVKPEENTFTGFVFKIHANMDPKHRDRLAFVKIVSGTFKRNENYLLVREGKKMKFSSPNAFFADKKEVVDESFPGDIVGLHDTGSFRIGDTLTGGEKLSFKGVPSFSPEHFRYINNNDPLKAKQLAKGIDQLMDEGVAQLFTLEMNNRKIIGTVGALQYEVIQYRLEHEYGAKCTYEPLSMHKACWVEADEKSEEFKEFARLKQRFLARDKYNQLVFLADSSFTIHMTQEKFPNVKLHFISEFNQ from the coding sequence ATGTCAGACTTAATCAAAGAAATACAAAAAAGAAAAACATTTGGGATCATTTCTCACCCCGATGCCGGAAAAACCACTCTTACAGAAAAGTTACTCCTTTTCGGAGGAGCTATCCAGGAAGCGGGTGCTGTAAAATCCAATAAAATAAAAAAAGGAGCAACTTCCGACTTTATGGAAATCGAGAGACAAAGAGGAATCTCGGTAGCTACTTCCGTATTAGCTTTTGAATATAAAGGACACAAAATAAATATTCTCGATACTCCGGGTCACAAAGATTTCGCAGAGGACACCTATAGAACATTAACCGCAGTAGATTCTGTGATCGTTGTTATTGACGTTGCAAAAGGGGTCGAAGAGCAAACTGAAAAATTAGTTCAGGTTTGCAGAATGAGAAACATTCCAATGTTGGTTTTCATCAACAAGCTGGATCGTGAAGGTAAGGATGCTTTTGACCTCCTTGATGAAGTTGAGCAAAAGTTAGGATTAAGTGTAGTTCCTCTTTCTTTACCTATAGGAATGGGAAGTGATTTCCAGGGTATTTATAATATCTGGGAAAATAATATTCAGTTATTCCTGGAAGAGAAAAAACAAAAAGTCGGAGAGACCGTAAAGTTTGACAATATCAATGATCCAGCAATCGATGAGTTAATCGGAGAAAAGGCAGCGAAGTCTTTACGTGAGGAACTTGAACTGGTACAATCTGTTTACCCTGAATTCAGCCGTGAAGATTATATGAAAGGTGATCTTCAACCTGTTTTCTTTGGTTCAGCTTTAAATAACTTTGGAGTACGTGAGCTATTAGACGCTTTTATTGAGATTGCCCCAATGCCACAACCTAAAGAAAGTGATACGCGTATTGTAAAACCTGAAGAAAATACTTTTACAGGATTCGTATTTAAGATCCATGCCAATATGGATCCAAAACACAGAGACCGATTGGCATTTGTAAAGATTGTTTCCGGGACCTTTAAAAGAAATGAAAATTATTTATTGGTAAGAGAAGGTAAAAAGATGAAATTTTCATCTCCAAATGCTTTCTTTGCGGATAAAAAAGAAGTTGTAGACGAAAGTTTCCCAGGTGATATTGTTGGATTGCACGATACAGGAAGTTTCAGAATCGGTGATACTCTTACCGGTGGAGAAAAATTAAGCTTTAAAGGAGTTCCTAGCTTTTCTCCTGAACATTTCCGTTATATTAATAATAATGACCCACTTAAAGCTAAACAATTGGCTAAAGGTATTGATCAGCTTATGGATGAAGGGGTAGCCCAGCTATTTACCCTTGAAATGAATAACAGAAAGATCATTGGAACGGTAGGTGCACTTCAGTATGAGGTTATTCAATACCGTCTTGAACACGAATATGGCGCTAAATGTACTTACGAGCCATTATCCATGCATAAAGCATGCTGGGTAGAAGCCGATGAAAAATCTGAGGAATTTAAGGAGTTTGCAAGGCTAAAACAGAGGTTCTTAGCCAGAGATAAATACAATCAATTGGTATTTTTAGCAGATTCTTCTTTCACCATTCATATGACACAGGAAAAATTCCCGAATGTAAAGTTACATTTCATCAGTGAATTTAATCAATAG